In a genomic window of Dyadobacter fermentans DSM 18053:
- a CDS encoding peptidase domain-containing ABC transporter: MGGALTDKLPFLNGRRSLRSAVMKQHDLTDCGATCLASIAAFYKLSIPVARIRQYASTDKKGTNVLGLIEAATKLGFNAKGVKADLQQLPHVPVPAIAHVIIKGILHHYVVVYRVSATAVEVMDPARGELIAMTHEEFTGIWTGVLILVQPGDSFMEGDEKISVNKRFWYLLIPHRSTLLQVLLGAIIYTILGLSTSIFLQKIVDNVLPEGNRNLLNLMGVVMISILVFRVVINHAKSILTIKTGQQIDARLILGYYKHLLRLPQQFFDNMRVGEIISRINDAVKIRVFINDVLIGFAVNIFILLFSFVLMFTYYWKLALIMLGVVPLYAVIYYFSNRMNKATQRKLMESSAELEAQLVESIHSVSTIKRFGLEDFTNMRTETRFVGMLRSVYESNTNSLWIGDFSGFVSSAFTIVLLWAGSVFVLNNIITPGELLSFYAIIGYFTGPVASLIGMNKIIQDAAIAADRLFEIMDIERESVENRAVLTPDMIGDIHFKNVHFRYGTRVTVFEGLDLTIPKGKITAVVGESGSGKTTLLALLQNIYTIEKGNIHIGGFDIKYLTNDSLRQMVGAVPQDVHLFAGNVINNIAVGEFEPDMKKIISICQELDIMKFIENLPNGFNTYIGENGTSLSGGQRQRLAIARALYRDPEILILDEATSSLDSKSEQHIQLAVQALRKKQKTIIIIAHRLSTVMNADKIVVLEQGKLVEEGSHKKLMAKKGRYYGMWSQQFPSLESVN; encoded by the coding sequence ATGGGCGGGGCGTTAACGGATAAGCTGCCGTTTTTAAATGGCCGTCGCAGCCTGCGTTCGGCGGTAATGAAGCAGCACGATCTCACCGATTGCGGCGCCACATGCCTGGCGTCCATTGCCGCTTTTTACAAACTTTCAATTCCCGTGGCGCGTATCCGACAGTACGCTTCCACGGACAAGAAGGGCACGAATGTGCTCGGGCTCATCGAAGCCGCCACAAAGCTGGGATTCAATGCCAAAGGTGTGAAGGCCGACCTCCAACAACTCCCGCATGTGCCTGTGCCCGCGATTGCGCATGTGATCATCAAAGGCATTCTGCACCATTATGTGGTGGTTTACCGCGTGAGTGCAACTGCCGTGGAGGTCATGGACCCGGCCCGCGGGGAACTGATCGCCATGACGCATGAAGAATTCACGGGCATTTGGACGGGGGTACTGATCCTCGTGCAGCCCGGCGACTCGTTTATGGAGGGTGATGAGAAGATTTCGGTGAACAAACGGTTCTGGTACCTGCTGATCCCGCACCGGTCTACATTGCTTCAAGTGCTGCTGGGCGCCATCATTTACACCATTCTCGGGCTTTCTACCTCAATTTTCCTACAAAAAATCGTCGATAATGTGTTGCCGGAAGGTAACCGGAACCTGCTCAACCTGATGGGCGTCGTGATGATCTCGATCCTGGTTTTCAGGGTGGTGATCAACCATGCGAAGAGTATATTGACGATCAAAACCGGCCAGCAGATCGATGCGCGGCTGATTTTGGGCTACTACAAGCATTTGCTCCGGCTGCCGCAGCAGTTTTTCGATAACATGCGCGTCGGCGAGATCATCTCGCGCATTAACGACGCGGTGAAGATCAGGGTGTTTATCAATGATGTGCTTATCGGCTTTGCGGTAAACATTTTCATCTTGCTGTTCTCGTTCGTGCTGATGTTTACCTATTACTGGAAACTCGCATTGATCATGCTTGGCGTGGTGCCTTTGTACGCCGTGATTTACTATTTCTCCAACCGGATGAACAAAGCTACGCAGCGGAAACTGATGGAAAGTTCCGCCGAGCTGGAAGCGCAGCTGGTGGAATCGATCCATTCGGTGAGTACCATTAAGCGGTTTGGGCTGGAAGATTTTACGAATATGCGCACCGAAACGCGGTTTGTCGGAATGCTCCGGTCGGTGTACGAATCCAATACCAACTCTTTGTGGATCGGTGATTTCAGCGGATTTGTATCCAGTGCATTCACGATTGTACTCCTCTGGGCAGGGTCGGTTTTTGTTTTAAACAACATTATCACACCCGGTGAACTGCTATCATTCTACGCGATCATCGGCTATTTCACCGGTCCGGTCGCTAGCCTGATCGGCATGAACAAGATCATTCAGGACGCGGCGATCGCGGCCGACAGGCTTTTTGAAATAATGGACATCGAGCGCGAGTCGGTGGAAAACCGGGCCGTTCTCACGCCCGATATGATCGGTGATATCCATTTCAAAAACGTGCATTTCCGTTACGGCACCCGCGTTACCGTTTTCGAAGGCCTCGATCTCACCATTCCCAAAGGCAAAATTACGGCGGTGGTAGGAGAAAGCGGCTCGGGTAAAACGACTCTGCTGGCCTTGCTTCAAAACATTTATACAATAGAAAAAGGCAACATTCACATCGGAGGGTTCGATATTAAATACCTGACTAACGACAGTTTGCGGCAAATGGTAGGCGCCGTACCGCAGGACGTCCATTTGTTTGCCGGGAATGTTATCAACAACATCGCCGTCGGGGAGTTTGAGCCGGATATGAAAAAGATCATCTCCATTTGCCAGGAACTGGACATTATGAAGTTTATCGAAAACCTGCCGAACGGCTTCAACACTTACATCGGCGAAAACGGCACCAGCCTTTCGGGCGGTCAGCGGCAGCGGCTGGCGATCGCACGGGCCCTCTACCGCGACCCTGAAATCCTGATCCTCGACGAGGCGACCTCGTCGCTCGATTCCAAATCCGAGCAGCATATCCAGCTGGCGGTGCAGGCTTTGCGCAAAAAGCAGAAGACGATCATCATCATCGCACACCGGCTGAGCACGGTGATGAATGCGGACAAAATCGTGGTGCTCGAACAAGGGAAACTGGTGGAAGAGGGGAGTCACAAAAAGTTAATGGCCAAAAAAGGACGGTATTACGGCATGTGGAGCCAGCAATTTCCCTCACTCGAAAGCGTAAACTGA
- a CDS encoding nicotinate phosphoribosyltransferase: MINQLYDTSMSLLTDLYQLTMAYGYWKAGKAEQEAVFNLYFRKHPFQGGFTIAAGLCSVIEYLQDYRFNEEDLTYIASLSGSDGDRLFDDGFIDYLRNMELQCSIDAIPEGTVVFPNEPLLRIQGPILQCQLLETPLLNLINFQSLVATKAARMRLVAGNDALLEFGLRRAQGPDGGVTASRAAYIGGFNATSNVLAGKLYDIPVKGTHAHSWVMSFDSELEAFETYAKYMPNNVTLLVDTYDSLNGVRHAVEVGKQLREAGHDLAGIRLDSGDLAYLSIEARKILDEAGFPKTSIVASNDLDEYIMDSLKIQGARINVWGIGTKLVTAYDQPALGGVFKLAAIRDESGGWDYKLKLSEQAIKVSTPGIQQVRRFRDSNGFVSDMIFNIETPPIGKATMVDPYDFTKNRSFGESVLYEDLLVPVFAKGRLIYKLPSVHNTRKRVQDQLAHFYKGIKRFVNPHTYPVGLEKDLFDLKTNLIFKLRAGNEA, translated from the coding sequence ATGATTAACCAGCTATACGACACTTCAATGAGCCTTCTTACTGATCTTTACCAGCTTACCATGGCTTATGGCTACTGGAAAGCGGGCAAGGCCGAGCAGGAAGCGGTATTCAATCTCTATTTCAGAAAACATCCGTTTCAGGGCGGATTCACCATTGCAGCGGGGCTGTGCAGCGTGATCGAATATTTGCAGGATTACCGGTTTAACGAGGAGGATCTGACTTACATCGCCTCCCTTTCCGGCAGCGACGGCGATAGGCTCTTCGACGACGGTTTTATCGATTACCTGCGTAATATGGAGCTGCAATGCAGCATCGACGCCATTCCCGAAGGCACCGTGGTTTTTCCCAATGAGCCGCTTCTGCGTATTCAGGGGCCGATATTGCAATGCCAGTTGCTGGAAACGCCGCTTTTGAACCTCATCAACTTTCAGTCGCTGGTTGCTACCAAAGCCGCCCGGATGCGCCTCGTGGCCGGGAACGACGCCTTGCTCGAATTCGGTTTGCGGCGCGCGCAAGGGCCCGATGGCGGTGTAACGGCCAGCAGGGCGGCGTACATCGGGGGATTTAACGCTACTTCCAATGTGCTGGCCGGTAAACTGTACGACATTCCCGTGAAGGGCACACATGCGCACAGCTGGGTGATGTCTTTCGATTCCGAACTGGAAGCGTTTGAAACTTACGCGAAATACATGCCCAACAACGTCACGCTGCTGGTGGATACCTACGATTCGCTGAACGGCGTACGCCACGCGGTGGAGGTAGGGAAGCAGCTCCGCGAGGCCGGGCATGACCTGGCCGGAATCCGCCTCGATTCGGGCGATTTGGCCTATCTGAGCATCGAAGCGAGGAAAATACTGGACGAAGCAGGGTTCCCAAAAACATCCATTGTGGCCAGCAACGACCTCGATGAGTACATTATGGACAGTTTAAAAATCCAGGGCGCGAGAATAAATGTGTGGGGAATCGGCACAAAACTCGTCACGGCCTATGACCAGCCGGCATTGGGCGGGGTGTTCAAACTGGCCGCGATCCGCGACGAGTCGGGCGGGTGGGATTACAAACTGAAACTTTCGGAGCAGGCGATCAAGGTATCCACGCCCGGCATTCAGCAGGTGCGAAGGTTCAGGGATTCAAATGGTTTCGTGTCCGATATGATTTTTAATATCGAAACGCCGCCCATCGGGAAGGCTACCATGGTGGACCCTTACGATTTTACAAAAAATAGGTCGTTCGGCGAGTCAGTGCTTTATGAGGATTTGCTCGTCCCCGTTTTCGCAAAGGGCCGGCTTATCTATAAATTGCCGTCTGTACACAACACGCGGAAGCGCGTGCAGGATCAACTGGCACATTTTTATAAGGGAATTAAACGATTTGTAAACCCGCATACCTATCCGGTAGGACTTGAAAAAGATTTATTTGATTTAAAAACCAACCTGATTTTTAAACTTCGCGCAGGAAATGAAGCGTGA
- a CDS encoding DUF3820 family protein — MQELTHPNSEILKDLIHYKMPFGKYKDYVIADLPVSYLEWFYREGFPSGKLGMLLGTMLEIKMNGLESLIHGLRKVA; from the coding sequence ATGCAAGAGTTAACACATCCGAACAGCGAGATCCTTAAAGATCTGATCCATTACAAAATGCCTTTTGGCAAATACAAAGATTACGTCATTGCAGACCTCCCGGTTTCCTACCTCGAATGGTTTTACCGCGAAGGCTTCCCGTCCGGCAAACTCGGTATGCTGCTGGGTACCATGCTGGAAATCAAGATGAACGGGTTAGAATCCCTGATTCACGGGCTCAGAAAGGTCGCATAA
- a CDS encoding M16 family metallopeptidase, producing the protein MKKAFIAFCLVGWGVIAVPTASAQNLSSQKIPLDPSVKTGKLKNGITYYIRKNSEPKNRAELRLAVKAGSVLETDAQQGLAHFMEHMNFNGTTNFPKNELVNFLQKTGVRFGADLNAYTGFDETVYMLPIPTDSAGLLEKGIQVLEDWAQGALLDPDEIEKERGVVLEESRMGRGAQQRMRDKFLKVILNNSRYAERLPIGKDSILKSFKPETIKAFYKDWYRPDLMAVIAVGDFDVAKVESLINQKFSSIKPPVNPKKRIRYDIPLDGSTKVAIVTDPEYPQNLVQLIYKQPNSKEKTLQDVRNNFAQDLYNAMMGQRMQELTQKANPPFLYGASQYGDFLGNLDSYTSIALAKDAGSMKTALTTLLEENVRVQKFGFTQPELDRAKKDFYNAIEEAYKERDKTKSANHVQEYLDHFLHDKPFMGAEAYFEFVKKHLDGVTLAEINGLAKKYITDKNRAVVIMGPEKSKDALPTEAEIRTLLNEAGKDVTAYVDDVVDAPLLKTEPTPGKITGEKLLDKLGVTELTLSNGVKVLLKSTDFKNDEILIKATAKGGYSLFPDERETGIFTSYLVQSGGVGPYNQTQLQKFLAGKTASAGPYLSELTEGVGGNTNPKDLETTLQLIYAYFTEPRKDADVATGILANQKAYLENIQKTLTPEKVYSDSINAVLTSNNPKRQPLKPESVDKVSLDRAFEIYKDRFADASDFVFTIVGAFKPETVKPLIEKYLGSLPSSERDDTFSHPNIFPPKGRIEKVIYKGLEPKSRVTLVSSGEYDYNPENNTQIEALQEILQIKLIEALREEESGVYGVSVSEGTDKFPTGHYRFSIGFGCAPENVDKLVKRALEEVNKIKQNGADPKDIDKFVAETRRKTEIALKTNGFWLDYLDDNTFLGDDLNEIFEQDRLLKSITVASTKAAAQQYFNDDNFIKVVLMPEKK; encoded by the coding sequence ATGAAAAAGGCGTTCATAGCGTTTTGCCTGGTCGGATGGGGCGTTATTGCAGTTCCGACGGCGTCGGCACAGAACCTGAGCTCTCAAAAAATCCCCCTCGATCCCAGTGTCAAGACCGGAAAACTGAAAAACGGCATTACCTATTATATCAGGAAAAATTCGGAACCGAAGAACAGGGCCGAGCTGCGACTGGCCGTTAAGGCAGGCTCGGTGCTCGAAACCGACGCCCAGCAGGGCCTGGCGCATTTCATGGAGCACATGAATTTCAATGGCACCACGAATTTCCCAAAGAATGAGCTGGTCAATTTTTTGCAAAAAACCGGCGTGCGCTTCGGTGCCGACCTGAATGCCTATACGGGCTTCGATGAGACGGTGTACATGCTGCCCATCCCCACCGACTCGGCCGGATTACTCGAAAAAGGCATTCAGGTGCTCGAAGACTGGGCGCAGGGTGCATTGCTCGATCCCGACGAGATTGAAAAGGAACGGGGCGTGGTGCTCGAAGAGTCGCGCATGGGGCGCGGCGCGCAGCAGCGCATGCGCGACAAGTTCCTGAAAGTGATCCTCAACAACTCGCGCTACGCCGAGCGGCTGCCGATCGGCAAGGATAGCATTCTCAAAAGCTTCAAACCGGAGACGATCAAGGCGTTTTACAAAGACTGGTACCGTCCCGATCTGATGGCCGTTATCGCCGTGGGGGATTTCGACGTGGCCAAAGTGGAAAGCCTGATCAATCAAAAGTTTAGCTCCATTAAGCCTCCTGTTAATCCCAAAAAACGCATTCGCTATGACATTCCGCTCGACGGTTCCACGAAAGTGGCCATTGTGACTGACCCGGAATATCCGCAAAACCTCGTTCAGCTGATTTATAAGCAGCCCAATAGCAAGGAAAAGACATTGCAGGATGTCCGGAACAACTTTGCACAGGACCTTTACAATGCCATGATGGGCCAGCGGATGCAGGAACTTACCCAAAAAGCCAACCCGCCGTTCCTCTACGGCGCGAGCCAGTACGGCGACTTCCTCGGCAATCTCGACTCTTACACGTCCATCGCACTCGCGAAAGACGCCGGATCGATGAAAACCGCGCTCACCACCCTGCTGGAAGAGAATGTGAGGGTACAGAAATTCGGATTCACACAGCCCGAACTCGATCGTGCGAAAAAAGACTTTTACAATGCCATCGAGGAGGCTTACAAGGAAAGAGACAAGACGAAATCCGCGAATCACGTTCAGGAATACCTCGATCACTTCCTGCACGACAAGCCTTTCATGGGCGCCGAAGCGTACTTTGAGTTTGTAAAAAAACACCTCGACGGCGTTACGCTTGCGGAGATCAACGGACTTGCCAAAAAGTACATTACCGATAAAAACCGGGCTGTGGTGATAATGGGACCGGAAAAGAGCAAAGACGCGCTACCTACCGAAGCCGAAATCCGCACATTGCTTAATGAGGCCGGAAAGGACGTTACCGCATATGTGGACGACGTGGTGGACGCGCCCTTGCTGAAAACCGAGCCGACGCCGGGCAAGATCACCGGTGAAAAGTTACTGGATAAACTGGGCGTTACCGAACTCACGCTTTCCAATGGTGTGAAAGTCCTGTTGAAGTCTACCGATTTCAAAAACGACGAAATACTGATTAAGGCGACCGCCAAAGGGGGCTATTCGCTCTTCCCGGATGAGCGCGAAACCGGCATTTTCACAAGTTATCTCGTGCAATCGGGCGGTGTGGGGCCGTACAACCAGACGCAACTCCAGAAATTCCTCGCAGGCAAAACCGCCAGCGCGGGCCCTTACCTGAGCGAGCTCACGGAGGGTGTGGGCGGCAATACCAACCCCAAAGACCTCGAAACCACGCTGCAACTCATTTACGCCTACTTCACCGAGCCGCGGAAAGATGCGGACGTAGCAACGGGCATCCTGGCCAACCAGAAGGCATACCTGGAAAATATCCAGAAAACACTCACGCCGGAAAAGGTCTACTCCGACTCGATCAATGCCGTGCTTACCAGCAACAACCCCAAGCGACAACCGCTGAAACCCGAAAGCGTTGACAAGGTAAGCCTCGATAGGGCATTCGAAATTTACAAAGACCGCTTTGCCGATGCCTCCGATTTTGTATTTACGATCGTAGGCGCATTCAAGCCGGAGACGGTCAAGCCGCTGATCGAAAAATACCTGGGCAGCCTGCCGTCCAGCGAGCGCGACGATACGTTCAGCCACCCGAACATTTTCCCGCCGAAAGGCCGTATTGAAAAAGTGATTTACAAAGGGTTGGAGCCTAAAAGCCGGGTTACACTCGTGTCGAGCGGGGAATATGACTACAACCCGGAGAACAATACCCAGATTGAGGCGTTGCAGGAAATTTTGCAGATCAAGCTCATCGAAGCGCTCCGCGAGGAAGAAAGCGGCGTGTACGGCGTAAGCGTGTCAGAAGGAACTGACAAGTTTCCGACCGGGCACTACCGGTTCTCCATCGGCTTCGGTTGTGCGCCCGAGAATGTGGACAAACTGGTGAAAAGAGCGCTAGAAGAGGTTAACAAGATCAAGCAAAACGGGGCTGATCCGAAGGATATCGACAAGTTCGTCGCCGAAACGCGGCGCAAAACCGAAATCGCGCTCAAAACGAATGGCTTCTGGCTCGACTACCTCGATGACAACACCTTCCTGGGCGACGACCTGAACGAAATCTTCGAACAGGACCGGTTGCTGAAATCCATCACCGTGGCGAGCACCAAAGCGGCCGCACAGCAGTATTTCAATGATGACAATTTCATCAAAGTGGTGCTGATGCCCGAGAAAAAGTGA
- a CDS encoding GyrI-like domain-containing protein, with protein sequence MEKLDLSKQFKTYYSAKSKPELVHIEKAQYLSIPGKGDPSGEEFARKIQAIYPVAYALKFAFKAREKDFVVAKLEGLWWYDEDRYRNATIDNAPQTIPRSEWEYRLLIRIPDFVTQQDVESAVQECYSAKGVAEIREVTFFEMEEGKAVQMLHTGPFDTEPATLAKLMEFITARNLGRNGLHHEIYLSDFRKTSPDKLKTILREPVK encoded by the coding sequence ATGGAAAAACTGGATCTCAGCAAGCAGTTCAAAACCTATTACTCCGCTAAAAGCAAACCCGAGCTGGTACACATCGAAAAGGCGCAATATCTGTCTATTCCGGGCAAAGGTGATCCTTCGGGAGAAGAGTTTGCGCGGAAAATCCAGGCAATTTATCCCGTTGCATATGCGTTAAAATTCGCATTCAAGGCTCGTGAGAAAGATTTTGTGGTCGCCAAGCTCGAAGGCTTGTGGTGGTACGACGAAGACCGCTACCGCAATGCGACCATCGACAATGCGCCTCAAACCATTCCCCGCAGCGAATGGGAATACCGGCTGCTGATCCGCATTCCCGACTTTGTGACGCAGCAGGATGTGGAATCGGCCGTGCAGGAGTGCTACTCCGCGAAAGGTGTTGCGGAGATACGGGAAGTGACGTTTTTTGAAATGGAAGAAGGAAAAGCTGTGCAAATGCTGCATACCGGCCCGTTCGATACCGAACCGGCAACATTGGCAAAGCTGATGGAATTCATAACAGCCCGCAACCTGGGGCGGAACGGGCTGCATCATGAAATCTATTTGTCGGATTTCCGTAAGACTTCTCCCGACAAACTAAAAACCATTCTGCGCGAACCGGTTAAATAG
- a CDS encoding DNA polymerase III subunit alpha codes for MLLNCHSYFSLRFGTIPEDELLAMCRENGYDCVALTDINNTSGCLNFVRMAPRFDIKPIVGIDFRNGVTQQFVALAKNNAGFQVLNAYLSAQKLAGLPFPDRAPEMEHVAVIYPFEKLNKERREQFGPNEYIGISMQELDKLHYSPLHRFRDRLVIRQPVTFRNKKDFNAHRLLRAIDENTLLSKLAASETGNESEQIVQAKVLEYHFKQKDFRIILENTRKLMDECEIRFTFGNEREHQNLKIFGKNEEEDFKKLRSMTYQALGYRYGDNITDEIFDRIAKELDMIRQQNFVPFFLVNHDIVSYARRKGYYYVGRGSGANSIIAYLLNITNVDPIELDLYFERFINLHRKNPPDFDIDFSWRDREDVTRYIFDTYGKNGQAALLATYSTFQHNSAVRELGKVFGLPAYEIDALSNGKYDPKKLDQLSGLVIRYADYLQANNQPNHLSIHAGGILISQRPMHYFTATDVPPKGFPTTQFDMVIAEDVGLNKYDILGQRGLAKIKETLEIIRYNRPEAPDFDINDVRKFKTDPKINDLIRQAQCIGCFYVESPAMRMLLKKLEVDNYLGLVAASSIIRPGVAKSGMMREYILRHRHPEKRSEAHPRLLELMEETYGIMVYQEDVIKVAHYFAGLTLGEADVIRRGMSGKFRGREEFERVKKKYFKNCRSKGYDEAMTMDVWNQIASFAGFAFAKGHSASYAVESYQTLFLKTYFPLEFMVAVLNNGGGFYAPELYIHEARMLGAHVHAPCVNHSEAHATIEGDQIYLGMQFLNDLEAKTIDRILAARGQDGAFTSLNDFLDRVPISIEQLTILIRIDAFRFTGVDKKTLLWKAHFRLSTTPTKAPQKQLFQAEVRDFKLPEFHSSILDDAYDQVELLGFPLCSPFNLLKNPLPKSIMANDLHNYVNQEVVQYGYLVALKNTRTARGESMQFGTFLDYEGHFIDTVHFPTAAAKVNGSVKGVYKIRGVVTEEFGFLTVEVMEITRMESAER; via the coding sequence ATGTTACTCAACTGCCACTCTTATTTCAGCCTGCGCTTCGGGACTATTCCTGAGGATGAACTTCTTGCGATGTGCAGGGAGAACGGCTATGACTGTGTTGCGCTGACGGATATTAACAACACGTCGGGGTGCCTGAACTTCGTCCGCATGGCGCCCAGGTTCGATATCAAGCCTATTGTCGGGATCGATTTCCGGAATGGCGTCACACAGCAGTTTGTAGCGCTGGCGAAGAACAATGCGGGTTTTCAGGTGCTGAACGCCTATTTATCGGCCCAGAAACTGGCCGGCTTGCCGTTTCCCGATCGCGCACCGGAAATGGAGCACGTAGCGGTGATTTACCCGTTTGAAAAACTGAACAAGGAGCGCCGGGAACAGTTCGGGCCGAACGAGTACATCGGGATTTCAATGCAGGAACTGGACAAACTGCATTACTCACCGCTCCACCGTTTCAGGGACAGGCTTGTGATCCGGCAGCCGGTCACGTTTCGGAATAAAAAGGATTTCAATGCACACCGGTTGCTCCGCGCGATCGATGAGAACACGCTTTTGAGCAAGCTGGCGGCTTCCGAAACGGGCAACGAAAGCGAACAGATCGTGCAGGCGAAGGTTTTAGAATACCACTTTAAACAAAAAGATTTTCGCATCATCCTGGAAAACACCCGCAAGCTGATGGACGAGTGCGAGATCCGCTTCACTTTCGGAAATGAGCGTGAGCACCAAAACCTGAAAATATTCGGCAAGAACGAGGAAGAAGATTTTAAGAAACTAAGGTCGATGACTTACCAGGCGCTCGGCTACCGGTATGGCGATAATATCACCGACGAAATTTTCGACCGGATCGCCAAAGAACTGGACATGATCCGGCAGCAGAACTTCGTGCCGTTTTTCCTGGTAAACCACGATATCGTCAGCTATGCGCGCCGGAAAGGCTATTATTATGTAGGCCGGGGCAGCGGGGCCAACAGCATTATCGCCTATTTACTCAACATCACGAACGTAGACCCCATCGAGCTGGATTTGTATTTCGAACGGTTCATCAATCTCCACCGAAAGAATCCGCCCGATTTCGACATTGATTTCTCGTGGCGCGACCGCGAGGATGTGACCCGCTATATATTTGACACCTACGGGAAAAACGGACAGGCGGCATTGCTGGCCACATACAGTACTTTTCAGCACAATTCCGCCGTGCGCGAACTCGGAAAGGTGTTCGGGTTGCCCGCTTATGAGATCGACGCTTTGAGCAATGGCAAGTACGACCCCAAAAAGCTCGACCAGCTTTCGGGGCTGGTGATCCGATATGCCGATTACCTGCAAGCCAATAACCAGCCCAACCACCTCAGCATCCACGCCGGCGGCATCCTGATTTCTCAACGGCCGATGCATTACTTTACGGCCACCGACGTTCCGCCGAAAGGCTTCCCCACTACGCAGTTCGACATGGTGATCGCCGAGGATGTGGGGCTGAACAAGTATGATATTTTAGGGCAGCGAGGCCTCGCGAAAATCAAGGAAACCCTTGAAATTATCCGTTACAATCGCCCCGAAGCCCCCGATTTCGACATTAACGACGTACGAAAATTTAAAACCGACCCGAAGATCAACGACCTGATCCGGCAGGCGCAATGCATTGGCTGCTTTTACGTGGAATCGCCGGCGATGCGGATGCTCCTGAAAAAGCTGGAAGTGGACAATTACCTGGGATTGGTGGCGGCGAGCTCCATTATCCGGCCTGGCGTAGCCAAAAGCGGGATGATGCGCGAGTACATTTTGCGACACCGCCATCCCGAAAAGCGCAGCGAGGCACACCCGCGCCTGCTCGAACTCATGGAGGAAACCTACGGCATTATGGTGTATCAGGAGGACGTTATCAAGGTCGCGCATTACTTCGCCGGCCTCACGCTGGGCGAAGCCGACGTGATCCGCCGGGGCATGAGCGGCAAGTTCCGTGGCCGCGAGGAGTTTGAACGGGTGAAGAAGAAGTATTTCAAAAACTGTCGCAGCAAAGGGTACGACGAGGCCATGACGATGGACGTCTGGAACCAGATCGCAAGCTTTGCCGGGTTCGCATTCGCCAAGGGGCATTCCGCGTCCTATGCCGTGGAAAGCTACCAAACCTTATTTTTAAAAACCTATTTCCCGTTGGAATTCATGGTGGCGGTGCTTAATAATGGCGGCGGTTTTTACGCGCCCGAGCTGTATATTCACGAAGCACGCATGCTGGGGGCGCATGTGCACGCGCCCTGCGTGAACCACAGCGAAGCGCACGCTACCATCGAAGGCGACCAGATTTACCTCGGCATGCAGTTCCTGAACGACCTCGAAGCGAAAACGATCGACAGGATACTCGCCGCTCGCGGGCAGGACGGCGCATTTACCTCATTGAACGACTTCCTCGACCGCGTGCCGATTTCGATCGAGCAGCTCACGATCCTGATCCGTATTGACGCATTCCGGTTTACGGGCGTCGACAAGAAAACGCTGCTTTGGAAAGCGCATTTCCGGCTGAGTACTACGCCGACGAAAGCGCCCCAAAAGCAGTTGTTCCAGGCTGAGGTCAGGGATTTTAAGTTACCGGAGTTCCATTCATCCATCCTCGACGACGCTTACGACCAGGTTGAATTGCTGGGCTTCCCGCTTTGCAGCCCATTCAATTTGTTGAAAAATCCGCTTCCAAAGAGCATTATGGCCAATGACCTGCATAATTATGTAAACCAGGAAGTGGTACAATACGGCTATCTGGTGGCGCTCAAAAACACCCGTACCGCCCGCGGCGAATCGATGCAGTTTGGTACTTTCCTGGATTATGAAGGGCATTTTATCGATACAGTTCATTTCCCTACGGCCGCGGCCAAAGTGAATGGTTCTGTAAAAGGCGTTTACAAAATCCGCGGTGTGGTGACGGAAGAGTTCGGCTTTCTGACGGTGGAAGTGATGGAAATCACACGCATGGAATCAGCTGAACGCTGA
- a CDS encoding type II toxin-antitoxin system RelE/ParE family toxin, producing MIASFSSKDTEKIWLGERVAKLPLEIQQVGRRKLRMLHNSQSLADLRIPPSNRLEKLSGNLKDFYSIRINDQWRIVFKWLDGNAAEVQIVDYH from the coding sequence ATGATCGCAAGTTTTTCTTCAAAGGATACCGAAAAAATATGGCTAGGCGAGCGGGTTGCAAAGTTGCCATTGGAAATCCAGCAGGTCGGCAGGAGGAAGTTACGGATGCTTCACAACTCGCAGAGCCTGGCGGATTTACGTATCCCACCGTCAAATCGTCTGGAAAAGCTTTCCGGAAATCTGAAAGACTTTTACAGTATCCGTATTAATGACCAATGGCGGATTGTGTTCAAATGGTTAGACGGAAATGCTGCTGAGGTTCAAATTGTTGACTATCATTAA
- a CDS encoding HigA family addiction module antitoxin, with product METLNNIHPGEVLMEEFLGPMDISAYRLAKETGIPQTRISEIVKGRRRITADTALRFSKFFGTTPKFWLGLQDDYDIEEGQHLISEELSEIKTLKPDAA from the coding sequence ATGGAAACACTAAATAACATCCATCCCGGTGAAGTGCTCATGGAGGAGTTCCTTGGACCAATGGATATTTCGGCTTACCGATTGGCCAAAGAAACCGGCATTCCCCAGACCCGCATCAGTGAAATAGTCAAAGGGCGGAGAAGGATCACTGCCGACACCGCATTGCGTTTCAGTAAATTTTTCGGCACCACGCCCAAATTCTGGCTCGGTTTGCAGGACGATTACGATATTGAAGAAGGACAGCATTTAATTTCTGAGGAATTAAGTGAAATAAAAACTTTAAAGCCTGACGCCGCCTGA